The following DNA comes from Alienimonas californiensis.
AGCCGACCCGGGTCAAGACGCCGGAGCCCCGCCCGCAGTTGGCCGCGTTCACCCGGCCCGCCTGACGCCGCCGCCGGGGCGGCGGCGATCCCCCGCGACGGAGGCGGTTCGAAGTTCGCCGGAGCCGGTTTCGACCGTAGGATGTCGGTTCCCCGCTCCTCCTCGCTCCCCCGGCCGATGCCGAACGAGTACGTCGAACCCGTCGGCAACCGCATCCTCGTCCGCAAGGACGAGAGCCGCGGTCAGACCCGCGGCGGGATCGTGCTGCCCAGCGACGCCGAGATCCCGACGATCACCGGCCGGGTCGTGGAGATCAGCGCAATGGTCGAACGCGACGCGGACTTTCCCGTCCGCAAGTACGACAAGGTGCTGTATCACCCCAAGCGGGCGATTCCGGTCGACCTCGAAGCGGACAACCGGCTGTTCGTCGTGCCGATTGCAGACGTGTGCGCAGTGTTCCGCCGCAGCACGGACCCCGTCGGCAGCGGCGAACTGACGATCGCGGAGGAGGCCGGCGGCGACGGCGAGTCGGCCGGCGCCGGGTGAGAGCGCCAACGGATGGGCGCACGAAAAACGTCCCGGACCCTTACGGGGCCGGGACGCTTTGAAAACGCAACCGCGAGATTCGCTACTCGGACTTCTCTTCCAGCCCCGGCACGTTGAGGCCGGTCACCTGCACGGTGGTGTACTTCTGGCGGTGGCCGGTGTGCCGGCGGGAGTTCTTCCGGCGGCGGAGCTTCTGGATCTCCAGCTTCTGACCCTTATCCAGCGCCCGCAGCACCTCGGCGGTGACGGTGGCCCCATCGATCAGCGGGGCGCCGATCGTGCTGGAGCCGCCGCCGTTGGCCAGCAGGACGCGATCGAAGGTGATCGTGCCGCCCTCTTCGGCGTCGCGGCGGTAGTCGATGGACAGCTTCTCGCCGGGGGCGACGCGGTACTGACGGCTGCCGTCTTCAATGATCGCGAACATGGCTCTTTCTTCCGGCGGGCGCCGGGGCTCGGTT
Coding sequences within:
- a CDS encoding co-chaperone GroES; translated protein: MSVPRSSSLPRPMPNEYVEPVGNRILVRKDESRGQTRGGIVLPSDAEIPTITGRVVEISAMVERDADFPVRKYDKVLYHPKRAIPVDLEADNRLFVVPIADVCAVFRRSTDPVGSGELTIAEEAGGDGESAGAG
- the rplU gene encoding 50S ribosomal protein L21, producing the protein MFAIIEDGSRQYRVAPGEKLSIDYRRDAEEGGTITFDRVLLANGGGSSTIGAPLIDGATVTAEVLRALDKGQKLEIQKLRRRKNSRRHTGHRQKYTTVQVTGLNVPGLEEKSE